A genomic stretch from Gopherus flavomarginatus isolate rGopFla2 chromosome 3, rGopFla2.mat.asm, whole genome shotgun sequence includes:
- the MMAA gene encoding methylmalonic aciduria type A protein, mitochondrial isoform X5: protein MLTERGHKVSVLAVDPSSSTTGGSLLGDKTRMTELSRDMNAYIRPSPTRGTLGGVTRTTNEAILLCEGGGYDIILVETVGVGQSEFAVADMVDMFVLLLPPAGGDELQGIKRGIIEMADLVAITKADGDLVVPARRIQAEYVSAMKLLRKRSKVWRPKVMRMSAKTGEGISDMWDKMTEFHDLMLTSGELITKRQKQQKVWMWNLIQENMLDHFRSHLAVRDKIPLLEEKVLSGVLAPGLAADLLLKAFKDRP, encoded by the exons GCTCACTCTTGGGTGATAAAACACGGATGACTGAGTTGTCAAGGGACATGAATGCTTACATCAGGCCATCTCCAACCAGGGGAACGTTAGGAGGTGTGACCAGGACCACAAATGAAGCTATTCTGCTATGTGAGGGAGGAGGCTATGACATCATTCTTGTGGAAACAGTAG gtGTGGGGCAATCAGAGTTTGCAGTTGCTGATATGGTTGATATGTTTGTTTTGCTGCTACCTCCAGCAGGAGGAGATGAGTTACAG GGTATTAAACGGGGTATAATTGAGATGGCAGACCTAGTTGCTATAACTAAAGCTGATGGAGATTTAGTTGTGCCTGCACGGCGGATACAAGCAGAATATGTTAGTGCTATGAAACTACTTCGCAAGCGCTCTAAGGTTTGGAGACCAAAG GTAATGCGCATGTCTGCTAAAACTGGAGAAGGCATTTCAGATATGTGGGATAAGATGACAGAATTTCATGATCTCATGCTTACAAGTGGTGAGTTGATCACCAAACGACAGAAACAGCAGAAAGTGTGGATGTGGAATCTAATCCAAGAAAATATGCTGGACCATTTTCGGAGTCATTTAGCAGTGAGGGATAAGATTCCACTTTTAGAAGAAAAGGTTCTCAGTGGTGTCttggctccagggctggcagcagaCCTATTACTGAAAGCATTCAAAGACAGACCTTAA